Proteins from a single region of Akkermansiaceae bacterium:
- a CDS encoding glutaredoxin family protein: MLPKLYIKPGCPWCDEVVDHLHRKGIEVETIVVSGNRGAMQEMVDLSGQTKAPTMDWNGEVLADFGVDELIPFLKKRGL, encoded by the coding sequence ATGCTACCTAAACTCTACATCAAGCCCGGCTGCCCATGGTGCGACGAAGTCGTGGACCACCTCCACCGCAAGGGCATCGAGGTCGAAACCATCGTCGTCTCCGGCAACCGCGGGGCGATGCAGGAAATGGTGGACCTCTCCGGCCAGACCAAAGCCCCGACCATGGACTGGAACGGCGAGGTGCTCGCGGACTTCGGAGTGGACGAGCTGATCCCGTTCCTGAAAAAGCGCGGCCTCTGA
- a CDS encoding zinc metallopeptidase: protein MNSDVIFLAQMAPMGISMTYWVIIGATFLVSMLVSSTLKRRFNEYSQIPIRYTGAQVAEAMLRQNGITDVKVISTPGQLTDHYDPVSKTVNLSESVYGMNSVAAAAVAAHECGHAVQHQQAYHWLTFRSKMVPAVSFSSKLLNWLMILSLFGMFALGPTTIWIWVGLFAVTTLFSVVTLPVEFDASRRALVWLESSGLAASMEHEKAKNALFWAAMTYVAAAVGSLAQLAYFLMMALGGRRD, encoded by the coding sequence ATGAATTCCGATGTCATTTTCCTCGCGCAGATGGCCCCCATGGGCATTTCGATGACCTACTGGGTGATCATCGGTGCGACCTTTCTCGTCAGCATGTTGGTGAGCAGCACGCTGAAGCGCCGCTTCAACGAATACTCCCAGATCCCCATCCGCTACACGGGGGCACAGGTGGCCGAAGCGATGCTCCGCCAGAACGGCATCACCGACGTGAAGGTGATCAGCACCCCCGGACAGCTCACTGACCACTATGACCCGGTCAGCAAGACGGTGAATCTGAGCGAGTCCGTCTATGGGATGAACAGCGTGGCGGCCGCCGCCGTCGCCGCCCACGAATGCGGCCACGCGGTCCAGCACCAGCAGGCCTACCACTGGCTCACCTTCCGCTCGAAGATGGTGCCCGCCGTCAGCTTTTCCTCGAAGCTCCTCAACTGGCTGATGATCCTCAGCCTTTTCGGGATGTTCGCGCTCGGACCGACCACCATCTGGATCTGGGTGGGCCTCTTCGCGGTCACAACGCTCTTCTCCGTGGTCACCCTGCCTGTGGAGTTCGACGCCAGCCGCCGGGCCCTGGTCTGGCTGGAAAGCAGCGGCCTGGCCGCAAGCATGGAGCATGAGAAAGCGAAGAACGCGCTGTTCTGGGCGGCCATGACCTACGTGGCGGCAGCGGTCGGCTCGCTGGCCCAGCTCGCCTACTTCCTGATGATGGCCCTCGGAGGCCGCCGGGATTGA
- a CDS encoding ABC transporter ATP-binding protein, with protein MISLHALTKHFGPQKAVDGLTLEIPAGQIVGLLGPNGAGKSTTLKMLTGMLEPTSGTATICGFDLNRDGMEIKKRVGFVPDSGAVFESLTGLEYLEMIAALYGIPMEAARERIRQFLAFFDLGFDVLTDKLLGAYSKGMRRKVVITAALLHNPQVVFFDEPLDGLDANAAVGFKALIQTLAREGRTIVYSSHILDVVERVCDRVIIIDKGQVVVDGEPEALVRLHGASSLERLFTRLTGGEDLERRAEDFAKTFRQ; from the coding sequence ATGATCTCACTGCACGCGCTGACGAAGCACTTCGGCCCCCAGAAAGCCGTGGACGGACTGACGCTGGAGATACCCGCGGGCCAGATCGTCGGGTTGCTGGGGCCGAATGGAGCGGGGAAATCCACCACGTTGAAGATGCTGACGGGGATGCTGGAGCCGACCTCCGGCACGGCCACGATCTGCGGCTTCGACCTGAACCGTGACGGGATGGAAATCAAGAAGCGGGTGGGTTTCGTGCCGGACTCCGGCGCGGTGTTCGAGTCGCTGACAGGCTTGGAATACTTGGAAATGATCGCGGCGCTCTACGGCATACCCATGGAAGCGGCCCGGGAGAGGATCCGGCAGTTCCTCGCGTTTTTCGACCTCGGTTTCGACGTGCTGACGGACAAGCTGCTGGGTGCCTACTCGAAGGGCATGCGCCGGAAGGTGGTGATCACCGCGGCCCTGCTGCACAACCCGCAGGTCGTTTTCTTCGACGAGCCGCTCGACGGTCTGGACGCGAACGCGGCGGTGGGATTCAAGGCTTTGATCCAGACCTTGGCGCGGGAGGGCAGGACCATCGTCTACAGCTCCCATATCCTGGATGTGGTGGAGCGGGTGTGTGACCGGGTGATCATCATCGACAAAGGGCAGGTGGTGGTGGACGGGGAGCCGGAAGCGCTGGTCCGCCTGCATGGGGCGTCCTCGCTGGAGCGTCTGTTCACCCGTCTGACGGGCGGGGAGGACCTGGAGCGGAGGGCGGAGGACTTCGCGAAAACCTTCCGCCAGTGA